From the Synchiropus splendidus isolate RoL2022-P1 chromosome 3, RoL_Sspl_1.0, whole genome shotgun sequence genome, the window ATTCTCATGGTAACTGTTATGAAGCTGTTGTTAAAGGGCCAACAGAGCTAGAGTTGGATCATTTGCTGCCAGTATTTCGGGATATGTAACATTATTATTCCGTCATGTCCCCTCTGTCCACGATCAAGTGAGGGAAGTGTGGTTTTCTTGGAAGTTTTTAGAGCATAAAGTCATTTGAactctgtctccctctgccCAGTCACTGGAATGTGTGCTGAGCTCCCTGAAGGAGTTTCTCCCCGATGGCTGCTACAGTGGGTTTCTTAGCTGAGGAAGGAAGGGACCCACGTTCTTATAAAGCGGAGCTACATCATGCTTGGTATCTTCTTGGTCGTCCGGGTGTTGAAATGTCAATGTCTTGGCCTTTTctccctgatgatgatgataatgatgatgtctggctcatatttattttatgactcATCATAACATTCCCACTCCCTCTCTCCCACTTCACttcattttgcatttctttTAAATGAATGGCTGCTTCCACCTTTCTATCCGTCTCACGACCCTGTGCTTGCAACCCATTCCCATCTCTTTCATCCTATTCATCCACCTGCACCTCTGTCTCCTTCTAGGATGTTGCGAGGGCTGGTGTGTGGTCGGATGGGACCCATGTGGATGTGGAAAGCGCTGCTGCTCTTTGTGGTCGTAGCATTCGCTGGCCAACTGCTGGGAGTCATCTTCAACAAGAGGTAACTGTTCATATTTGGTTATTTATATTGCACCTCTATATATAGCTCTCCAGCTCTCTCACTGCAGAGTGGCAATGCATCTTATCTCTACACAACCTGCCTTTTAGTTATTTACACTCCTCATTCTGTAAGAATTATGCGACAAAAAAGAGTATgaaagacagagaaaactgtATTATATCTGCATTGTTTGCACATCCTGTCCACTCCAGTGAGCCAGCGGGCCTCAAGTCTGACACAGTTACTCAGCTGACCAGTCAGCGTCCATGTCCAAGCTGCAACTCTGTGGTTTACAGTCGCTCAttgaaaattcatttaaaaatgaatggaattaaacagagggagggagacagagctTATAATAAAGGTCTGAGGAAGTTGTTGAATTTATTAAATGCGGGTAACTATTCACCCTAGGGCTGTAGAGctgtttattattatcatatagAGCCGAATATTGTATGTGCGTGCACGTGTctatataagtatatatatatacacgtagTGTGTTAAGTTGTTAGAAAATGATGTTGTCTGatgtgtctgcatgtgtttcTAAGATATGAAAATAGCCGACCTTCCCTATTGGATCCACAGCGCCTAACTGCGGATCTTGTAGTAGCCACTTATCACTGGTGTCAAGCATCAATTGAGAGCATCATTAGTTTTCAGCTTGGTGTCTGTGCCGCCGGCGTCGCAGACATGTTGGTGATTCAGGAGTAGAATGTGATTCAAAGCTTACAAATACGACATTACTTGGAAAATTCACTTTTACTGAGTTCAGTTCCTGTAAGAACAGAACAATCGTCTTGTTACTAACTTATAAAAAATAGAGTCATGGACGATGATCAAATTTCCCTTGATAATGTATACCGATATTGCCAAATGTGTTGAAAGTGCTTGCAGAAATCGGagacatttttgtttgatttcagtTGAAGCAGTGTTGTCACTTTTAACATGTTTAACATGCAATAATGAATGTGTTCATTTCATGACAGCAGATATGATGTGGCTAGAAATTATTTGTGCAGTATATAGGTGTTGGTTTTTATTAGTTTCAGGAATCAAGTGTTTGGCCAACTCTGCGAAATTTCAAGATCGCACATCCTTATTgttaacaataatagtaataataataataggaaaTACAACTAAACTTAATACCATTTTAGTGGTCCGGTCCTGCTCACTGTGATTCAACTGATAGATTTGCATTAATAGTATTTGCACCCTGGCAACAAAAGGCAGCACCAGCAACCGGATTTAGTGTGACTTTGTGGTTTGTGGTCATCAGTCTGGAGCTCAGGGCCCAGTTCCTCACCCTCCGTTGTACAACAGCTCAGCGTCCGGGGTGAGGCACCAGCATTCTGCCATATAGTGTGtcatttcatgacatttaaaaaaaactcccaGACTTACTGGGGCGATGACCAACAGGTTTCAAACAGAAGTAGGGATGTATGAGAAGAAAGCCGATGAGTGACAAGCTGCTATGTCTGAATGAAATTTACACGACAGTGTATATTTGACCatttattttttgagtttttagaGAGGAAGCTGAGTTCAGTGTGACCTTAAGTTCAGACTTTGCTTCATGTATTCTGAAGACTACGGCTGTTGGTTTCACAGTGGAGACGTTTGCAGTGCATTGTTACCGCATGAAGTGAAACAACACGTCGTGTTTGTTCCGGTTATATAATTCAAGCCACCACTCGAAGTCTGTCTAGACCTTTTAATAGTGTCAGTGAAGCCACACCAAAAACCCATTATTCTGGCCACATCTGATGGTGTGTCTCTGCGCGCGTGGCTTCAGGACATAGAAGAGAACAACCTGAAGCGTTGAAAATGTCTCGTGGGACTTTATTCATTGATTGATTTAATTCCACAGCAACAATGCTAAGTGCGTTTATAAGTGCGATCTGAGATGGTGCTGTTGCCACCTCCCCCACAATAGCTGTAGATATGGATACAGGAGATGACCTGCCATCTGATCTCAGTCTGAGTCAAGGAAGTGGTCAGAATGAATATCATAAATGACATATATGTGACGTTTCAACGACAACTACCATCAATTTAAGATGATTCCAATCTGGTCTCTGAGAAACAGACTTCCTGTTGTCGAGTGCACATGCAGTTTGACCACAGGTGTCGAGATTCTTTCGAACACCAATCTGGGCTGCCTTTATATTTAGTCGACTTCTTTGTTTCCACTGTTTCTCTGTGTCTGCTGCAGCACTTGACTCGACATGTGAGTGAGCCGCATGAGCGACACAGGAACTCGGAGCTAAATATGCTTAGTGTGTTGCCTCAGTCTTGTCATATTTTCTGAATTGCACATTTTAAAGGTCAAAACGTTTGTAGAACTGCACCGTAAGAGTGTAGAACCAATCGGTGCAGCTTCACTGAGCTATAAATAAGTCTCTAACTGACAGGAGGATTTATTGCAGAGTTACACACCACCGCCTTTTTTTCCTGCGCTCTCCAAATCTGTGATGACTTGCAGGTGTTGCTGGAGACTGTCCTCTTTCCCGTTAATGCAGGCGACCTGTAGTCTTATATGTGGGGTGCAGCGGCAGGCACAAAAAGCCATGGTTTTCAACCCAAAGGACAGGAAGGTGAACAATGGAGCCTCAGTCTTTGTACCACTATTTTTACATCATACAGTTCTGGAAAGAAAGCTGACAGTAAATCACAAGATTCCGAGTCACAAGCTCCACCGTGCATCATTGCACTGACAAAATGCAGGGAGGATTAGATACTTTTGCGCCTTTAGTAATCTGTAAATAGTCCAGGGCCTCGATTGTGCTGGAGCCTCAGCTGTAATGCCATATGTTTAAATAAAGCCTACGGTTTGGGTCGACTTCAACATAATGTATCTACACTAGTGCTGAAATGAGGTGTCAAGCCCTGGGGCAGAGGAGACACTCGCTGAGGAAGGGCTGCCTTCATGGTGAGAGCGCTGTTATCCTCTCAGATGAACAGATCTTAATTTGGCCGTTGTCAAGCGCGGCTTCAGAATGTCAGTATGGAATGAGCCGCTCCATCAAAAGACAGCTAAGGCTGTATTCATGTTTCTTGTTCATTGTGGACATGTTAGGGCTCCGGACTGTTAATGAGACCGATGTTTCAGTCGGGAATAAATGTCTTGTTGAATCATTAACAGAGTGGGAAAGGtcaaagcatcagaacatgccTCAGTGCTGGTCAAATTTGACATGTATTTTTCCTGATTCAAGAAAGCTGTTGACCTACAAACCATAATAATTCTGCGGTGACTGATCTGTTTTGTAACTCCAGCGAGTGATACTGACGTGTTGAATCCATAACTCAGTGGAACATGGAGCCGCATGagcccctcctccactcctgACGGCTGTCGATGACCTTCATGTGATGCAGACATTCCAATCATTTCCCTACATGTTGACACTCTCGGTTATATTGTGGCATGAAGAATCAGACTGTTGTTTAGGAGTGTCACAAGAATGGCTCATTAGAATCTGTCGCTCACCAATAAGTCATCGAACATTTACCAGACTTGGAGGAAATCAAAGCAATGAAGAGCAGAGTGAACAGAAGTCACAGTTTACTTTTCAGTGAtgaagtttttttaaatgatctggCTGTTGCGTATATTACGAGAATAACTGAGCCTGTTAGAGGATATGTTAGCTTGTTTTTTTAGATCAGTGTTCTTTaggtttattattgtttattgctCCCTGAGCTATTAAAACACTCTACTTTCAGTTTTACACACCTTTATTCTTCTACTGTGCTGAGTTCTGAATGAGTGTGATATTATTGGGTACAAGGGCGTGTCCAAATACAGCTGGGTCACTTTGGTATTAAAAACTTGCCCTTGTCTGTAAGTTTGTGATTATTATAAATCGGATGAACTGACAGGTTCTTGGATGCTTTGTGTCCTTCAGCAGTGTCAGTCCAGCTCCTCGGTCTGTCTTCTCATCCCCTGACGCCCTGGGACCCTCTCTGGGCTCCTGTCAGCCCAAAACCCACATCATGTTCCTCAAGACACACAAGACTGCCAGCAGCACCGTGCTCAACATGCTGTATCGCTTCGGAGAGGAGCATGACCTCAACTTTGCTCTGCCGCTCGGCTACCAGCTGGGCTACCCACTGCCCTTCAACGCTCACAGGGTCAAAGGCTACCGGGGCGTCAAGGTCGTGGAGTTCAACATCATGGCCAATCACATGAGATTCAATAAGCCAGAGGTCAGTGGATGAACTTTGTCGCAGCACTTTGACAGCAGATCTGCTGTTAGTGGTttggttgtttttaaacctggcAATAAAAACAGACGCACAGAAGCCACTTCCTTGATCTCATCTTTGTCATCTTCTAACCCTCAGGTGGAGAAGGTGATGCCTGACGACACGTTCTACTTTTCGATCATCAGGGAGCCGGTAGCCATGGCTGAGTCCTCGTTTGCTTACTATAAAGAAGTAGCACCAGCCTTTCGGAAAGCTAAGGGCTTGGGGGATTTTGCAGATGACCCCATAAAATACTACGACCCTCGTCTCCGCAACAACCACTATGCTCGCAACCTGCTGTGGTTCGACTTTGGCTTGGACCACAATGCTAACTTCTCTGTGGCCACGGCGCAGCGGGGTGAGACCATCATCCGACAGGCCTTTCAGCTGATTCTGGTGTCCGAGTACTTTGACCAGTCCATGATTCTGTTGAGACACGCCCTCTGCTGGCCTCTGGACGCAGTGGTGTCGTTTAGCCTTAACGCTCGGCAGCAGAAGCCCCGCAGCCTTGGTGGAATGAGCGGCAGCTGGGTGggcaaagcagcagcagcagctggtgtcAGTGTGAGAGGTGGACATGCTCAAGGTAAGAGCCCCCCAGATCTGTCATTGACAGAAGAGCAGCGAGAAAAGCTGCGCCAGTGGAATGCCTTAGACTGGCACTTGTACACAGCCTTTAACCAGACCTTTTGGGAGGAGATAGACAGGTTTGGCCGAGCCAACATGGAGCGGGAGGTGGCTCTTCTCAGAGCTCGGCGGTTGGACCTCGCGCAGGTTTGTCTAAGGAACGGTGGGAAGCCTATTGAAGCCCATCGTATTCGAGATAAAAACATCAGGCCATTCCAGAGTGGATTTGTCAAGATTCTCGGGTACGAGCTGCAGCCGGGACTGGACAACACCACCaggacggcatgtctgaggatgATCAGGCCTGAGATTCAGTACAAAGACGTGCTGGATGCGAAACAGTTCCCTCGTGCCCAGCCAGTCCAAAACCAGCCACAGAGCCCAGGCCAGCAGAAAGTCCCCAGCGGCGCCTTTTTTAGACCTGACTCATCCAGGATGGGCCAGAGGCAGGGAGACGAAGAAGGAAGGACcataaaggaggaggagagagactggGATGGAAGTCGCTTAAAGTGGAGCAACCATACAAATGTGAGGttgagaaaaaagaaattggAGGCGATATGACATCTCACCACAGAGTCTGGAAACTGAGCTGAATGGTTTACAAACCAGTACCGAAGCACCTCGTCTGCACTTCCTCAAGACGGCTTGTTTACTTCAATGTTTCGGCTCCTACGTTTGTGTAAATCTTGGGTACTTTGACCGTTGGGATGCTTTTGTAACTACCACAACAAGCTAAATAATAGTTGCAGAGGCCATGTGTCGTTGAGCCCGTCAGTGTCTGCACTTCTTCCTGTTGTGTGTCACAGTATGCATCCGTTTTTGATCATTCCGAGCTCATCGCATTCCCAGATACCCCGCTTGTGTTGTCAGACTGGCACTTCATCATGGCAGTTCTTCCTGGCggtttatttcagttttattacAACAGTATATCACATTTCTTAAAATGTACGTAAGATTGTATGTACTTTGCTTCTATTTAATATGAGAGATGCCAGCGAGTAAATCACGGTGAGTGCAGGTTGGAAAAGCAACAAATGAATCAATCAAAAACTTGATTCTTCTCAGTACAGTGTACAGTATTTAATACAATTCTCGATTGTGTGTACACATTTTGAAGGACCATTTCAAATGATCCTTTAGTGAAGTTGAATGAGTGCATAAAACCATTTATGCACTTATTCATGCAACCTTTCACTCATCTGTGAGCCAACAACTCACCTCTCAAACAGTGCTATTGTTTGTGACTCCAATTTCAAAATTAACGCACCTTTTGGGGACCTCTTATTAGATTgtgctgcattttattttgaagatctGCACCAGGAAATGTGATGATTTGTGTGTACATGGTTTGGGGTCTTGGTAAGAGTAAGAAAAGTGAGGAAGGCCCTGTCTGGAGGGAGAGCAGGTTGAATGGAAGCAGGTAATTCTTCTGCGTTTTGTGTTTGATTCCAACCAAGTTTCAGACAAATAATGTATTCTTTTATGAACATCTGGGACACAACAATGTCTGTTCACTTTGTATTCTTCATGTGTGGCTGCCTGTTTTGCTGTCCAGTCACGACAAGTAACACGAGCAGcttgtttaatattttaaagATGGATGAGGGAGAGACGATCTGAGGCATGACCTTGTGCCGAGAGGTTTTTTGTTCCTCCGAGAGATTCTCTCCCCGCCGCCGAAATGACATTGCCATGAAGAACAGTTCACTCCAATATTTTCTTAGTTTTTATTGACTTGATTTTATTCTGTTCTGTATTCATGTCCATGCTGTTGATGTTCGGTTAGGGGACAGTTTTGCTTTAGACTTTTTAGACGAAAGTGTTAAAGTTCCATTCACTCACATGAAAcctaacagttttttttatcacaagACAATAATGCAAGACAGTAATTGGGGGAAAACAATAGAATTCAAGTTAATTCCAACAGACATgagttcaaaagaaaaaaagcataacTGCATGCATAACCATGGCTGTTCTGGCAGATGCCTCCATCACAGTATTGATGTACTTTGAAGTATTTAAATATTGTGTATGACAGTGAGGAGATAATTATGGTGTCATAACAAACACACATACTTAGCTCAGTGTTTGTCTTCCAAACATTACATAACATTCTCCcagataaaatacatgtttaaacATTAAGGGAATTGCAGTGACTTCCTGCCTGTTTCTTTGAAAATGTGTCTAAATGTAAGTTGCTTGTACGGTGCAATGGGTGCGGTGTCTGGAGTTATTACAAACCAATGGCTGATCTTGCATTACGGATAGAGGCCTGTAGTTGGTTGGCAACTGAACATGCTTTTaggatttttgttttccaatgcAGTATACATGTTAGGAAAACAACTAAATGGTTTACTTATGTACAATACACACGTGTTGTTAACTGTTGTCCAGACTACAATGTTATCGTGCAATTAAGTCGAATGCGGTACTTCATTATGTGACAAAGACAATGCTCGTCTTTGTCTGGTTATTGTCTACACTGAGTATAACGCATTAGGTTGTGCTAGGTTGTACTCAGGAGTTTGGGTTAAATATGCTCGTGGGAGATGCAACCAAGGTTTTAAGTGTAGAAACAGCGGGAGCTCACTCATTGATGATCGTCCATCACCTTTGCTTCCATGTCCTCCAACAACACAAAGCCAAGTCACCACTGACTGACCGATGTGTATCATCCAGAAGTGCAGACAGTCACTCAGAAGACAAATGGATCTTACTTGAAACTTCCCTGGTCGAAACTTGTAGACAACTGAGCTTTTGGTGTGCAACTGTTTTCAAACAACAGAATTAAAGCAACTTATCTTGAATTCTGAGCCATGCTGTTTCTTATTGTGTGACACAATTGTATAGTGTTGGGGGTGTCAATATTATATGATCAAATTTGACTCATCAAACTGCTCGAATTTGGATGATTTGTGTCTTCCATCGTGTATTCTTCAACTTCTGAGCTCACATTAAAATTGTTAGCGAGGTTGGTCACCATGATTGATACTGATACTGTCAAGTCAGCCTTATTCAAATCTGCCAATCTCCAAGACAAAATGTGAATACATCCAAATCACTTAATATTCAGAGACCTGAGGTTCTGGTGGTTGGAATACAAACTTAGATGTTTCTGTTTCTATTGAGAAATTGTCCCAGTATTGAGTCATACTCCGGTTTTAAGTTGCAGTCAATGCTCAATTTATCAAACAGTGTAGGAAACTGTTCGTTCAATCCACTGCAGACAGAAGGTAATGCaatgataatagtaataataatctcaTCAAGCGCAAAGCAACTTGTAATGAGGCTTATCCTAGTTTGTCGTTTCGCCTATTTTACAGTTAAAGCTTGAATGATGAGTAAATCTAAATGTGATCGTTTTTTTGTGAAACGAGTACTTTTCTCTTTCGGGTCAGAAAATGTGATATGAATTTTACCTTAAAGCGTATCGTAGTTTCCGCTACTGATGATCGAGTTTACGTGATTGATTGGTTTGGTCTGGCCGAGAGCGGCTACCGTAGCCCTGCTAACTGTGTTGCTACTTACCGCCTCCAGTGAAAGGAAGTGTGACAGATGCGCTCGCATCCATGCAACCGTTCTGCTTCGATACAGTGGGGTGATGGGAGCCGGTAGGACATGGAGTCATGACGGGTGATAGGACTGAGCTCTGAGGGACTTCCGGAATGCGGAGCTTCGGTTTGTTTACATGCCTTCAGGTAGCAGGTCGTTAGTCCCATCCCGGAACAATGGCGTCTGAGTGCGAGTACTTCATTTACTTTCCTGCCGCTCCGACAGCCGACCTGTCTGACCCGACGACTTTCAAGACACTTCCTCGAAAAAAGCACTTCTACCTGGGCGAGGAGGTGCAGTTTCTTCTCGTGCTGAGGTTCCGGAAGGTAGCGGGGGACGTGTGTGGGGGCGTTCCTTGCCAGCTGGGCTCCCTCGCCGCCGTGACGAGCGTGTGCGCCACCGAGTGCTGGCAGCAGCCGAGACCCGTGGAGTCACAAGTTGAGAGTTGCTGCAGCGACGAGGAGGAATATGACGCCGAACAAGGAGGCGAGAATCAGGGAGGGAAGCTGGACACGGGGGCTTTCACCCGCTGCAGCCCGGTCAACATCCACAGCAGCCCTGCCTCTGAAGGAGGACGGTTGAGCTCGGAGGAACCGGTGAAGGTAAGTGTTGCACTTCAGGATTGTATCATAATCGCTTTATCGAATTGTTAATGTTTTCCCACTCACTGATAACATATGCTGTCTATTAGTGGGCTTCCTACTTGAACCTGGTTGATATAACGTGGAGGATTTCAACGTCATTATCAGTTCATGAATGTGCCTCCACCACAGAGACATGGCCCCTGGTCCACCCTGCCTACACTTGCTTCTTCCCCTTCCTTTTGGGTTGAATTGATTAATGTTTTCCTTTGATTCATCTCTAGTCTGTGCAGTTATTGGACAAAGAGGTCGTCTTTTGTCTCACGGCATCTTTGGATAAACTGCCAGTCAACACACTCAAGGCCAAGGTAAGAGTTATTTATGTTATGTGCAGTACAACGCTTCAACTTCAGTCACACATGTCGATTAACTTCTTGTGTTCTCGTTTTTCCtactctttgttttgtttggctgaTATCAGGTGTGTCAATATTAATCCATGGTTTGTCCTCAGATAGTGGTGACTGTGTGGGAGCAGGAAGACGAGCAGGCACATGAAAGGGAACAGGACTACCTGACTCTGCTGCAGGTTTCTCCACCATCTCAAATTTTCAAACAGGATCTGAGCACCTTTAAGGCTCAAGGTAAACATCCTCTTTCACTTGCCCTGAGAGTTAGCACTGCTGaacatttcctctttatttttagTGAGCACCGTTTTGAAAGTCCTTCCACCTCCAAGTGTCCACTGCCAACAACTAACGGTATCTGGAAAACACATGACCGTCCTCAAAGGTATGTTGGAATACAAAACGTAGAGGTAAAGAGTTGTCTAAGTTCCTCGTGGACATCAGAAATGCGGCGCAAACAGtcacatcttttcttttttagttcTGAACTGCAGCTCCGAGGAGGACGTTTGTGTTCAAGATGTGAAGATCATTCCCAACTACAACCTATCCTACCTCCCGATGATGCCGGACGGTTCTGTCCTCATAGTGGACAATGTTTGGTAACTTGATCTTCACCTTCCTGCTTTCAGTATTATACGGTCTTCTTCTCAAATGTCTGGAAGTGAAGGGAATAGCGTAACCTTAAAGGACtgtccctctcttcctcccaccAAAGCCATCAATCTGCGGAGGTCACCATGGCTTCCTTCTGCCGAGTGATGAGTGAATCATCACGTTTACCCAGCATGCTCAGCTCCCTGGAGGAACAGAACTTCTTattccagctgcagctgcaagATAAAGATGAGGAAGACTCCAGTGAGGTGAGAGCAGGGTTGACAGAATCGGATTATTAAATGAGGGTTTCAAAAATAGCTCATCTCAACAATGATGGAGGGGCTGCTTTCTGCTGACGGCGTTGCTAGTGTAACCATGACTCAGACCTGTGCGTGAGTCACCTGTCTTCATCTCTAATAAGATTATCTGCGCTGTCGTTGTGGCTGGCCGAGGTCATGTTTTCAGGAGTCCGCTTTGCACAGAGATGAATGTGAGGTAATAGTGAAATATAGTGATTATTATTGGATGCTATTGTTAAATTCAATGCTGAAAACCACTCTGTGTGTGGACAGGATTTTAATGCACTACTGCTATATTTTCAAGGACATATTCTCAATACACTGAACAACTGTTTCCACTTTCACTATGGAATTTACCTGAACTACCAGATCAACCGCTCCCCCATCCTTCCTCCTttctctcatcatcatcatcatcgtcatcatcatcgccacTGTAGGGGTGTCTCTATGTTTGGTTTTTAACTCTAAGAACACAGTACTGCAAAAGGGCTACCTCATTGTAGAGTTCAAAAGTGGCTCTCTGAATATGCATATTGAAGCAGCAAACATTGTTCACAGTTCTGGGTTTGCATCCCCCCCAACTCTCTCCATCAAATTAGTAGTAGGTTCGGCTAAAGCTACTGGAAGCTCATGTGGAGCTTCTCAACAGCTACTCCTTAGTCAGTGAACTGTGCTGGTTCGATCCAGGTTCTGTGTAAATGTCAACCATAACAGCATGAtaacatcaaacaaacaaagtcagag encodes:
- the gal3st4 gene encoding galactose-3-O-sulfotransferase 4 isoform X1, which translates into the protein MLFRRRARMLRGLVCGRMGPMWMWKALLLFVVVAFAGQLLGVIFNKSSVSPAPRSVFSSPDALGPSLGSCQPKTHIMFLKTHKTASSTVLNMLYRFGEEHDLNFALPLGYQLGYPLPFNAHRVKGYRGVKVVEFNIMANHMRFNKPEVEKVMPDDTFYFSIIREPVAMAESSFAYYKEVAPAFRKAKGLGDFADDPIKYYDPRLRNNHYARNLLWFDFGLDHNANFSVATAQRGETIIRQAFQLILVSEYFDQSMILLRHALCWPLDAVVSFSLNARQQKPRSLGGMSGSWVGKAAAAAGVSVRGGHAQGKSPPDLSLTEEQREKLRQWNALDWHLYTAFNQTFWEEIDRFGRANMEREVALLRARRLDLAQVCLRNGGKPIEAHRIRDKNIRPFQSGFVKILGYELQPGLDNTTRTACLRMIRPEIQYKDVLDAKQFPRAQPVQNQPQSPGQQKVPSGAFFRPDSSRMGQRQGDEEGRTIKEEERDWDGSRLKWSNHTNVRLRKKKLEAI
- the trappc14 gene encoding trafficking protein particle complex subunit 14 isoform X2, which codes for MASECEYFIYFPAAPTADLSDPTTFKTLPRKKHFYLGEEVQFLLVLRFRKVAGDVCGGVPCQLGSLAAVTSVCATECWQQPRPVESQVESCCSDEEEYDAEQGGENQGGKLDTGAFTRCSPVNIHSSPASEGGRLSSEEPVKSVQLLDKEVVFCLTASLDKLPVNTLKAKIVVTVWEQEDEQAHEREQDYLTLLQVSPPSQIFKQDLSTFKAQVSTVLKVLPPPSVHCQQLTVSGKHMTVLKVLNCSSEEDVCVQDVKIIPNYNLSYLPMMPDGSVLIVDNVCHQSAEVTMASFCRVMSESSRLPSMLSSLEEQNFLFQLQLQDKDEEDSSEGLEVPLVAVVQWFTLKQPCKRFISTSYSLPSIRLDRPRLIMTASCPRSVRPLEPFWVKYTLLNNLQDFLAVRLIWNSLESGSVVCRSPHNNLGCCRKGSSISFTVAFQILQCGLFELSQSMKLKLQFSACVSPPPPPSSSPSSVSSPSPAARELMEKQAVGRSHSFSHQMPSRSHHVRSGSMMDRLAITPPVVSPVTRGLFLPPENPTLPLDKIAKRECKVLVLDPSCR
- the trappc14 gene encoding trafficking protein particle complex subunit 14 isoform X1, whose amino-acid sequence is MASECEYFIYFPAAPTADLSDPTTFKTLPRKKHFYLGEEVQFLLVLRFRKVAGDVCGGVPCQLGSLAAVTSVCATECWQQPRPVESQVESCCSDEEEYDAEQGGENQGGKLDTGAFTRCSPVNIHSSPASEGGRLSSEEPVKSVQLLDKEVVFCLTASLDKLPVNTLKAKIVVTVWEQEDEQAHEREQDYLTLLQVSPPSQIFKQDLSTFKAQVSTVLKVLPPPSVHCQQLTVSGKHMTVLKVLNCSSEEDVCVQDVKIIPNYNLSYLPMMPDGSVLIVDNVCHQSAEVTMASFCRVMSESSRLPSMLSSLEEQNFLFQLQLQDKDEEDSSEGLEVPLVAVVQWFTLKQPCKRFISTSYSLPSIRLDRPRLIMTASCPRSVRPLEPFWVKYTLLNNLQDFLAVRLIWNSLAESGSVVCRSPHNNLGCCRKGSSISFTVAFQILQCGLFELSQSMKLKLQFSACVSPPPPPSSSPSSVSSPSPAARELMEKQAVGRSHSFSHQMPSRSHHVRSGSMMDRLAITPPVVSPVTRGLFLPPENPTLPLDKIAKRECKVLVLDPSCR
- the gal3st4 gene encoding galactose-3-O-sulfotransferase 4 isoform X2 codes for the protein MLRGLVCGRMGPMWMWKALLLFVVVAFAGQLLGVIFNKSSVSPAPRSVFSSPDALGPSLGSCQPKTHIMFLKTHKTASSTVLNMLYRFGEEHDLNFALPLGYQLGYPLPFNAHRVKGYRGVKVVEFNIMANHMRFNKPEVEKVMPDDTFYFSIIREPVAMAESSFAYYKEVAPAFRKAKGLGDFADDPIKYYDPRLRNNHYARNLLWFDFGLDHNANFSVATAQRGETIIRQAFQLILVSEYFDQSMILLRHALCWPLDAVVSFSLNARQQKPRSLGGMSGSWVGKAAAAAGVSVRGGHAQGKSPPDLSLTEEQREKLRQWNALDWHLYTAFNQTFWEEIDRFGRANMEREVALLRARRLDLAQVCLRNGGKPIEAHRIRDKNIRPFQSGFVKILGYELQPGLDNTTRTACLRMIRPEIQYKDVLDAKQFPRAQPVQNQPQSPGQQKVPSGAFFRPDSSRMGQRQGDEEGRTIKEEERDWDGSRLKWSNHTNVRLRKKKLEAI